The following coding sequences are from one Luteimonas sp. S4-F44 window:
- the cysQ gene encoding 3'(2'),5'-bisphosphate nucleotidase CysQ translates to MADGRAPVEPAIVEGAIAIAHRAAEAILAVYAHAFDVVAKADDSPVTAADLAAHHVIVDGLHRLTPDIPVLSEEAADAVPASERRAWRRMWLVDPLDGTRDFVKRNGEFSVNLALIDDGVAILGVIQAPVTGALWYGMPGIGAFRRDSGGENAIRARRLAGAAGPLRVAASRSHRDPRTAAVLARIGDIEPRPLGSSLKFCRLAEGALDVYPRFGPTNEWDTAAGQAILEAAGGVVLAPDGRPFRYNQRQTLLNGDFIALGDPDLPWRTWL, encoded by the coding sequence GTGGCTGACGGCCGCGCGCCGGTCGAGCCTGCGATCGTCGAAGGTGCGATTGCGATCGCGCACCGCGCGGCCGAGGCGATTCTCGCGGTCTACGCGCACGCTTTCGACGTCGTCGCCAAGGCTGACGACAGCCCGGTGACCGCGGCCGATCTCGCCGCGCATCATGTCATCGTCGACGGTTTGCACCGGCTCACGCCCGACATTCCGGTGTTGTCGGAGGAAGCGGCCGATGCAGTGCCGGCGTCCGAGCGCCGCGCCTGGCGGCGGATGTGGCTGGTCGACCCGCTCGACGGCACTCGCGATTTCGTCAAACGCAACGGAGAGTTCAGCGTCAACCTGGCACTGATCGACGATGGCGTCGCGATCCTGGGGGTGATCCAGGCCCCGGTCACCGGGGCGCTGTGGTACGGCATGCCGGGCATCGGGGCGTTTCGCCGCGACAGCGGCGGCGAGAACGCAATTCGTGCACGTCGGCTTGCAGGCGCGGCCGGCCCGCTGCGCGTCGCCGCCAGCCGCTCGCATCGCGATCCGAGGACCGCGGCGGTGCTGGCGCGGATCGGCGACATCGAGCCGCGCCCGCTCGGCTCGTCGCTGAAGTTCTGCCGGCTCGCCGAAGGCGCCCTCGACGTCTACCCGCGCTTCGGACCGACCAACGAGTGGGACACCGCTGCCGGGCAGGCGATCCTGGAGGCCGCCGGCGGTGTCGTGCTCGCCCCCGACGGCCGGCCTTTCCGCTACAACCAGCGCCAGACCCTGCTCAACGGAGACTTCATCGCCCTCGGCGACCCCGACCTCCCTTGGCGCACATGGCTCTGA
- a CDS encoding DMT family protein — protein MPGFERFLPVLLLLGSNLFMTFAWYGHLKYRSAPLLTVILVSWGIAFFEYTLMVPANRIGAAVYSAPQLKGMQEVITLLVFAGFSTWYLGQPLKWNHWAGFALIVVAAWLIFLE, from the coding sequence ATGCCCGGCTTCGAACGCTTCCTTCCCGTGCTCCTGCTGCTGGGGTCCAACCTCTTCATGACCTTCGCCTGGTACGGCCATCTCAAGTACCGCAGCGCGCCGTTGCTGACGGTGATCCTGGTCAGCTGGGGCATCGCGTTCTTCGAGTACACGCTGATGGTGCCGGCCAACCGGATCGGGGCGGCGGTCTACTCGGCGCCGCAGCTCAAGGGCATGCAGGAGGTCATCACCCTGCTGGTGTTCGCGGGGTTCTCGACGTGGTACCTGGGGCAGCCGTTGAAGTGGAACCACTGGGCGGGCTTCGCGCTGATCGTCGTTGCTGCTTGGTTGATCTTCCTGGAGTGA
- a CDS encoding 16S rRNA (uracil(1498)-N(3))-methyltransferase, which produces MRVIRAFVDLPLREGDTIALPDDTTAHLVRVLRLREGERCVLFNGDGRDHQAVLTRADKRGAAARIGAASPVALESPLRIMLLQGIARGEKMDWILQKATELGVAAVVPVSSERSEVRLHAERAGKRHAHWRSVVVSACEQSWRARVPEVAAPQSLAAALAALPPDTGRWLLDPEATAGLTTMPAPAGDLVLAIGPEGGWSANDRAALVAAGFDGLRLGPRILRTETAGIAAIAALQARFGDLG; this is translated from the coding sequence GTGCGCGTGATCCGGGCCTTCGTCGACCTGCCGTTGCGCGAGGGCGACACGATCGCGCTGCCCGATGACACCACCGCGCACCTGGTGCGCGTGTTGCGCCTGCGCGAAGGCGAGCGCTGCGTGCTGTTCAACGGCGATGGGCGCGACCACCAGGCGGTGCTGACCCGGGCCGACAAGCGCGGCGCAGCCGCGCGCATCGGCGCCGCCTCGCCGGTCGCGCTCGAATCGCCACTGCGCATCATGCTGCTGCAGGGCATTGCCCGCGGCGAGAAGATGGACTGGATCCTGCAGAAAGCCACCGAACTGGGCGTGGCCGCGGTCGTGCCGGTCTCAAGCGAGCGCAGCGAGGTCCGGCTCCACGCCGAGCGCGCGGGCAAGCGGCACGCGCACTGGCGCAGCGTCGTGGTCTCGGCGTGCGAGCAGAGCTGGCGCGCGCGCGTGCCCGAGGTTGCCGCGCCGCAATCGTTGGCGGCGGCGCTGGCCGCGCTGCCACCCGACACCGGCCGCTGGCTGCTCGATCCCGAAGCGACCGCGGGCCTGACGACGATGCCGGCCCCGGCTGGCGACCTGGTGCTCGCGATCGGCCCGGAGGGCGGCTGGTCGGCCAACGACCGCGCCGCACTCGTCGCCGCCGGCTTCGACGGGCTGCGCCTGGGCCCCCGGATCCTGCGCACCGAGACCGCCGGCATCGCCGCGATCGCCGCGCTGCAGGCGCGCTTCGGCGACTTGGGGTGA
- the bioA gene encoding adenosylmethionine--8-amino-7-oxononanoate transaminase: protein MTGQIHDPAILADGNDWRTRDLAAVWHPCTQMREHPDTQPLLPIVRGEGAWLVEAGGRRILDSGSSWWTNLHGHAEPRIAEAIARQARTLEQVILAGCTHPSAVELAERLLALAPREPGRAPLSKVFYADNGSAGVEVALKMAFQWFANRGDAPRRTKFVALSNGYHGETLGALAVGDIPLYRRVYAPLLCEALFAPSPDAFEARDGQSAAGHAEDAADALARLLDAHAGEICALILEPLIQCAGGMRMHDPVYLRRVRELCDVHGIFLIADEIAVGFGRTGTLFACEQAPGNAGTPAGIQPDLLCLSKGLTGGFLPLSTVLTTQALYDGFLDASRERAFLHSHSYTGNPLACAAALASLDIFAADDTLARNRDTATRMAALAAQIGAHRHVADTRQTGMVVAFELTRDGDRATPFDPALRIGLRAYRHAVERGVLLRPLGDILYWMPPYCIDDAQLQLLAQVTAEAVEVATSCA, encoded by the coding sequence ATGACAGGACAGATCCACGATCCGGCCATTCTAGCCGACGGCAACGACTGGCGGACCCGCGACCTCGCCGCGGTCTGGCACCCGTGCACGCAGATGCGCGAGCACCCCGACACGCAACCGCTGCTGCCGATCGTGCGCGGCGAGGGCGCCTGGCTGGTCGAGGCCGGCGGCCGCCGCATCCTCGACTCGGGCAGCAGTTGGTGGACCAACCTGCACGGGCATGCCGAGCCGCGCATTGCCGAGGCGATCGCGCGCCAGGCGCGCACGCTCGAGCAGGTGATCCTGGCCGGCTGCACCCATCCGTCGGCGGTCGAGCTGGCCGAACGGCTGCTGGCGCTGGCCCCGCGCGAGCCCGGACGGGCGCCGTTGTCGAAAGTGTTCTATGCCGACAACGGCTCGGCCGGCGTCGAGGTCGCGCTGAAGATGGCGTTCCAGTGGTTCGCCAACCGCGGCGACGCGCCGCGCCGGACCAAGTTCGTCGCGCTGAGCAACGGCTATCACGGCGAGACCCTCGGTGCGCTCGCGGTCGGCGACATCCCGTTGTACCGCCGAGTCTATGCCCCGCTGCTGTGCGAGGCGCTGTTCGCGCCCTCGCCCGACGCCTTCGAGGCCCGCGACGGCCAGAGCGCTGCCGGGCATGCCGAAGATGCGGCCGATGCGCTGGCGCGGCTGCTCGACGCGCACGCCGGCGAGATCTGCGCGCTGATCCTCGAGCCGCTGATCCAGTGCGCGGGCGGCATGCGCATGCACGACCCGGTGTACCTGCGGCGCGTGCGCGAGTTGTGCGACGTGCACGGCATCTTCCTGATCGCCGACGAGATCGCGGTCGGCTTCGGGCGCACCGGCACCCTGTTCGCCTGCGAGCAGGCGCCCGGCAACGCCGGCACGCCCGCCGGCATCCAGCCCGACCTGCTGTGCCTGTCGAAGGGCTTGACCGGCGGGTTTCTGCCGCTGTCGACGGTGCTCACGACGCAGGCGCTGTACGACGGCTTCCTGGACGCCTCGCGCGAGCGCGCCTTCCTGCACTCGCACAGCTACACCGGCAATCCGCTGGCTTGCGCCGCGGCCCTGGCCTCGCTCGATATCTTCGCCGCCGACGATACGCTCGCGCGCAACCGCGACACCGCCACGCGTATGGCCGCGCTGGCCGCGCAGATCGGCGCGCACCGGCATGTCGCCGACACCCGCCAGACCGGCATGGTCGTCGCGTTCGAACTCACGCGCGACGGCGACCGCGCGACGCCGTTCGATCCGGCGCTGCGTATCGGCCTGCGCGCCTACCGCCATGCAGTCGAGCGCGGCGTGCTGCTGCGCCCGCTGGGCGACATCCTCTACTGGATGCCGCCCTACTGCATCGACGATGCCCAACTGCAACTGCTCGCGCAGGTCACCGCCGAGGCCGTCGAGGTGGCGACGTCGTGCGCGTGA
- a CDS encoding HAMP domain-containing sensor histidine kinase, with protein sequence MPQGLPNRIRDAFTFQAVIAGMTLIVCILAAALVGREVAARHWLRAEAEAYWRARTTDAAYPPPFGANMQGYFVPSGGGAWDSIVSGDRAVASLIWFKDAPEGFSQRRDISGVLLVDRREAGTLYLAVSMGLFDRMLALAAGGLIVLTVGTIFIVSWLTYRTSKRMVLPIHQLAVEVGRWNPAGDEDGMPPPLESREGGGREAQALSSALHGLGERIASFVRREREFTRDASHELRTPLTVIRVASDMIAADPSTPPHQQRPLLRIRRASQDMEAVIDALLVLARERGVMPQSEVFEVAAVVDEEVEKVRPMFDAKHLGLRVDLQASPRLEAPPRVLGVMLGHLLRNAWAFTEKGEVVVVVAEDRIVVRDTGIGMTHEVLQRVHEPFYRVDPFGQAGKGIGLSIVRRLGTRFGWPVSLDSTPGEGTTVTIKLTRPAG encoded by the coding sequence ATGCCCCAGGGGCTCCCCAACCGTATCCGCGATGCGTTCACGTTCCAGGCGGTCATCGCTGGTATGACGCTGATCGTATGCATCCTGGCCGCGGCGCTGGTCGGCCGTGAGGTCGCGGCGCGCCATTGGCTGCGCGCCGAGGCCGAGGCCTACTGGCGTGCACGCACGACGGACGCGGCCTATCCACCGCCGTTCGGCGCCAACATGCAGGGCTACTTCGTCCCCAGTGGTGGTGGTGCCTGGGACAGCATCGTCAGCGGCGACCGGGCGGTCGCCAGTCTGATCTGGTTCAAGGATGCGCCCGAGGGCTTCTCGCAGCGCCGCGACATCAGTGGCGTGCTGCTGGTGGACCGGCGCGAGGCCGGCACGCTATATCTGGCGGTGTCGATGGGTCTGTTCGACCGCATGCTGGCCCTGGCCGCGGGCGGGCTGATCGTATTGACGGTCGGCACGATCTTCATCGTGTCGTGGCTGACCTACCGCACGTCCAAGCGGATGGTGCTGCCGATCCACCAACTCGCCGTCGAGGTCGGCCGCTGGAACCCCGCCGGCGACGAGGATGGGATGCCGCCGCCGCTGGAGTCGCGCGAGGGCGGCGGCCGCGAGGCGCAGGCACTGTCGAGCGCGCTGCACGGACTGGGCGAGCGCATCGCCTCGTTCGTGCGCCGCGAGCGCGAATTCACCCGCGATGCCAGCCACGAGCTGCGCACCCCGCTCACGGTGATCCGCGTCGCCAGCGATATGATCGCCGCCGATCCGTCGACGCCTCCCCATCAGCAGCGTCCGCTGCTGCGCATCCGCCGCGCCAGCCAGGACATGGAAGCGGTCATCGACGCCCTGCTGGTGCTCGCGCGCGAGCGCGGGGTGATGCCGCAAAGCGAAGTGTTCGAGGTCGCAGCGGTCGTCGACGAAGAGGTCGAGAAGGTCCGGCCGATGTTCGATGCCAAGCACCTGGGATTGCGGGTCGACCTGCAGGCCAGCCCGCGACTGGAGGCGCCGCCACGCGTGCTCGGGGTGATGCTCGGTCATCTGCTGCGCAATGCCTGGGCGTTCACCGAGAAAGGCGAAGTCGTCGTGGTGGTGGCCGAGGATCGCATCGTCGTGCGCGATACCGGCATCGGCATGACGCACGAGGTGCTGCAGCGGGTCCACGAACCGTTCTACCGGGTCGATCCGTTCGGCCAGGCCGGCAAGGGCATCGGCCTGTCCATCGTGCGCCGGCTGGGCACCCGCTTCGGCTGGCCGGTGAGCCTGGACAGCACGCCCGGCGAGGGCACCACGGTGACGATCAAGTTGACGCGCCCGGCTGGCTGA
- a CDS encoding efflux RND transporter periplasmic adaptor subunit: protein MSRRRGPARIVPIVVGIAVVAAGLWWWTGRSSEGAESAYRTTLVERGDIRVAISATGTLSATSTVTVGSQISGQITDVLVDFNDKVVKDQIIARIDPSSYQAQIEQGSAQIASARASLAQAQATLENAELDYRRKADLGTQRLVAQSDVDLAKAALDQARAQVASMQAQIRQQTAATQTTRVNLDRTVIRSPVDGVVLLRSIEPGQTVAASMTAPELFQIAEDLAKMRIELSVDESDIGQVRAGQTVNFTADAFPDRQFRGVVEQVRLSATTTNNVVTYPVVVTVDNSDGTLLPGLTVNAEIEVSNRRNVLKVASAATRYKPADAAQIAMAAPSGAPGGGLAADLEAAAADLELTASQRAAFDAALTAMRARQQDRQQAGAQRAPAGGRGPAAGGPGGGPGGGARALDPRLQAQIRQRMTERVQQEFAGFTAQLDDTQRAQWQRTLASLVGATRTTLYRLVDGQREAVPVRIGASDGSSVEISGPLAEGDAIVIGERAPR, encoded by the coding sequence GTGTCCCGTCGCCGTGGTCCGGCGCGCATTGTGCCCATCGTCGTGGGAATCGCCGTCGTCGCCGCGGGGCTGTGGTGGTGGACCGGGCGCAGCAGCGAGGGCGCCGAGTCGGCCTACCGCACCACGCTGGTCGAACGCGGCGACATCCGCGTCGCGATCTCGGCGACCGGCACCCTCAGCGCGACCTCGACGGTGACCGTCGGCAGCCAGATCTCCGGGCAGATCACCGACGTGCTGGTCGATTTCAACGACAAGGTCGTCAAGGACCAGATCATCGCGCGCATCGATCCGAGCAGCTACCAGGCGCAGATCGAGCAGGGCAGCGCGCAGATCGCTTCGGCGCGGGCGTCGTTGGCGCAGGCGCAGGCGACCCTGGAGAACGCCGAGCTCGACTATCGCCGCAAGGCCGACCTGGGCACCCAGCGGCTGGTCGCGCAGAGCGACGTCGACCTGGCCAAGGCCGCGCTCGACCAGGCACGCGCCCAGGTCGCCTCGATGCAGGCGCAGATCCGCCAGCAGACCGCGGCGACGCAGACCACGCGGGTCAACCTGGACCGCACAGTGATCCGCTCCCCGGTGGACGGGGTGGTGCTGCTGCGCTCGATCGAGCCCGGGCAGACGGTGGCCGCGAGCATGACGGCGCCCGAGCTGTTCCAGATCGCCGAGGACCTGGCGAAGATGCGCATCGAGCTGTCGGTCGACGAATCGGACATCGGCCAGGTGCGCGCCGGGCAGACGGTCAACTTCACCGCCGACGCTTTCCCCGATCGCCAGTTCCGCGGCGTGGTCGAGCAGGTCCGGCTGTCGGCGACGACCACCAACAACGTGGTCACCTATCCAGTGGTGGTGACCGTCGACAACAGCGACGGCACGCTGCTGCCGGGACTGACGGTCAATGCCGAGATCGAAGTCAGCAACCGCCGTAACGTGCTCAAGGTGGCCAGCGCCGCGACACGCTACAAGCCGGCCGATGCGGCGCAGATCGCGATGGCGGCGCCCTCGGGCGCCCCCGGCGGCGGGCTGGCGGCGGACCTCGAGGCCGCAGCCGCAGATCTCGAGTTGACTGCATCGCAGCGGGCTGCGTTCGACGCGGCGCTGACCGCCATGCGCGCGCGCCAGCAGGACCGCCAGCAGGCCGGGGCGCAACGCGCACCCGCGGGCGGGCGTGGTCCGGCGGCAGGCGGCCCCGGCGGCGGACCGGGTGGCGGGGCGCGCGCGCTCGATCCCCGCCTGCAGGCGCAGATCCGCCAGCGCATGACCGAGCGGGTCCAGCAGGAGTTCGCCGGCTTCACCGCGCAGCTCGACGACACCCAGCGCGCGCAATGGCAGCGCACGCTGGCTTCGCTCGTGGGCGCGACGCGGACCACCCTCTATCGCCTGGTCGACGGGCAGCGCGAGGCGGTGCCGGTGCGCATCGGCGCCAGCGATGGCAGCAGCGTCGAGATCTCCGGTCCGTTGGCCGAGGGCGATGCGATCGTCATCGGCGAACGCGCGCCGCGATGA
- a CDS encoding YnfA family protein, with protein MKTLLLFLLTAVAEIVGCYLPYLWLRKAGSAWLLLPAALSLALFVWLLSLHPTASGRVYAAYGGVYVAVALVWLWRVDAVVPTRWDLLGAALCLAGMAVIMLSPRPA; from the coding sequence ATGAAGACTCTGCTGCTGTTCCTGCTCACCGCCGTGGCCGAGATCGTGGGCTGCTATCTGCCTTATCTGTGGCTGCGCAAGGCGGGCAGCGCCTGGCTGCTGTTGCCGGCTGCGCTGTCGCTGGCGCTGTTCGTCTGGCTGCTCAGCCTGCATCCGACCGCGTCGGGCCGCGTCTATGCGGCCTACGGCGGGGTCTATGTCGCGGTGGCCTTGGTCTGGCTGTGGCGGGTGGACGCGGTTGTGCCGACGCGCTGGGACCTGCTCGGTGCGGCGCTGTGCCTGGCCGGCATGGCGGTGATCATGCTCTCGCCGCGGCCAGCCTGA
- the mazG gene encoding nucleoside triphosphate pyrophosphohydrolase — MAENDDGMARLLAVMARLRDPQTGCPWDLQQDFSTIAPYTIEEAYEVADAIDRGDLPGLCDELGDLLLQVVFHARMAQEQGAFSFDDVVAAIVGKLVRRHPHVFAQTSAPDAGAVANNWEAIKRAERAEAGETDRSALAGIARGLPEWQRATKLQNRAARVGFDWPGPQPVLAKLQEELDEVRAEFDALAADPDDASARDRLEDELGDLLFVAANLARHAKIDVGSALRRANHKFERRFRAMETLAEADGTAFAELSLAAQEAYWARVKRSEGGSDAEGPG, encoded by the coding sequence ATGGCTGAAAACGACGATGGGATGGCGCGGTTGCTGGCGGTGATGGCGCGGTTGCGCGATCCGCAGACCGGGTGTCCTTGGGACCTGCAGCAGGATTTCTCCACGATCGCGCCGTACACGATCGAGGAAGCCTACGAGGTCGCCGATGCGATCGACCGCGGCGACTTGCCGGGCCTGTGCGACGAGTTGGGCGACCTGTTGCTGCAAGTGGTCTTCCATGCGCGCATGGCGCAGGAGCAGGGGGCGTTCTCGTTCGACGACGTGGTCGCGGCGATCGTCGGCAAGCTGGTCCGGCGGCATCCGCATGTGTTCGCGCAGACGTCGGCCCCGGACGCGGGCGCGGTCGCGAACAACTGGGAGGCGATCAAGCGGGCCGAGCGCGCCGAGGCCGGTGAGACCGATCGTTCGGCGCTGGCGGGCATCGCGCGTGGTCTACCCGAATGGCAGCGCGCGACCAAGCTGCAGAACCGCGCCGCGCGGGTGGGCTTCGATTGGCCCGGGCCGCAGCCTGTGCTCGCCAAGCTGCAGGAGGAACTCGACGAAGTGCGCGCGGAGTTCGATGCGCTCGCCGCCGACCCTGACGATGCGTCCGCGCGCGACCGGCTGGAGGACGAGTTGGGCGATCTGCTGTTCGTCGCCGCCAATCTGGCGCGTCATGCAAAGATCGATGTCGGCAGCGCGCTGCGCCGCGCCAACCACAAGTTCGAACGACGATTCCGTGCGATGGAGACGCTGGCCGAGGCCGACGGCACCGCGTTCGCCGAACTGTCGCTTGCCGCGCAGGAGGCTTACTGGGCGCGGGTCAAGCGCAGTGAGGGCGGGTCTGACGCCGAAGGCCCGGGCTGA
- a CDS encoding chemotaxis protein CheB, with the protein MRDPALRVVVLARPGPVCDRLAAAAVEAGADAAVQLDPLMADAGQFDALDPAAIVVALEPAIAEAVDALAPVLAHPGRTVVFEEADRVLERSGDDAAHWVRQLGIKLRLREAPQSGLEATQTDEVLGVSSVNAAYAFDPVAAEYDDAPATSHGSFSLDFDVDVETDDVAAAPMPAAGTDSAPAAAPVAPDDRDHDALAAADIDLLPSFRGLADTSDAPPQAPSGHDLVDLEQRIAGLALADADSYGHGPERGLVLMDGGLGSPDAVRQLLAALPEEFPRPVLVRLQLESKRYDQLARQMARVAAMPVHLAEPGMAIAPGAVYVLPPDLQPLRTGGQLRFAAGGDPAAIVQVMPAADSAWLLLSGADPALVPLATAPAWQGALVIGQDGAGCYDPSAGQALNARGHQTGTPSKLAAWVIERWMPGAGAAQHEGWSL; encoded by the coding sequence ATGCGTGACCCTGCCTTGCGTGTGGTGGTGCTGGCCAGGCCAGGCCCGGTCTGCGACCGGCTCGCGGCGGCAGCGGTGGAGGCCGGCGCCGACGCGGCCGTGCAACTCGATCCGCTGATGGCGGACGCGGGACAGTTCGACGCGTTGGACCCGGCCGCGATCGTCGTCGCGCTGGAGCCGGCAATCGCCGAGGCGGTCGATGCGCTGGCGCCTGTGCTGGCGCACCCCGGACGCACCGTGGTCTTCGAGGAAGCCGATCGTGTGCTCGAGCGCAGTGGCGACGATGCCGCGCACTGGGTGCGGCAACTGGGCATCAAGCTGCGGCTGCGCGAGGCCCCGCAGTCAGGCCTTGAGGCTACGCAGACCGACGAGGTGTTGGGTGTGTCGTCCGTCAATGCGGCCTATGCGTTCGATCCGGTCGCGGCCGAGTACGACGACGCGCCCGCCACGTCGCACGGATCCTTCTCGCTCGATTTCGATGTCGACGTCGAAACCGATGATGTCGCTGCGGCGCCAATGCCCGCTGCCGGTACGGACAGTGCGCCGGCCGCCGCACCCGTCGCCCCGGACGATCGCGACCACGACGCCCTGGCTGCAGCGGACATCGACCTGCTGCCGTCGTTTCGAGGGCTCGCCGACACGTCTGATGCGCCGCCGCAGGCCCCGTCTGGCCACGACTTGGTCGATCTCGAGCAGCGGATCGCCGGTCTGGCGCTGGCCGATGCCGACAGCTACGGCCATGGCCCGGAACGCGGATTGGTCCTGATGGACGGCGGACTCGGCAGTCCGGATGCGGTCCGGCAATTGCTGGCCGCGCTGCCGGAAGAGTTCCCGCGGCCGGTGCTGGTGCGGCTGCAGCTGGAGAGCAAGCGCTACGACCAACTGGCTCGGCAGATGGCGCGCGTGGCCGCGATGCCGGTGCACTTGGCCGAGCCGGGCATGGCGATCGCGCCCGGCGCGGTGTACGTGCTGCCGCCGGACCTGCAGCCGCTGCGCACGGGCGGCCAGTTGCGCTTCGCCGCCGGTGGCGACCCCGCTGCGATCGTGCAGGTGATGCCGGCCGCCGACAGCGCCTGGCTGCTGCTGAGCGGGGCCGATCCCGCGCTCGTGCCGCTGGCCACGGCGCCCGCCTGGCAGGGCGCGCTGGTCATCGGACAGGACGGGGCAGGGTGCTACGACCCCTCTGCCGGCCAGGCATTGAACGCACGCGGCCATCAGACCGGGACGCCGTCGAAGCTCGCCGCCTGGGTGATCGAACGCTGGATGCCGGGCGCCGGCGCGGCCCAGCACGAAGGCTGGTCGCTGTGA
- the nudE gene encoding ADP compounds hydrolase NudE — MPCRPERARVSRRLPTIHGITEHDAGPYRMEQLDLEFSNGERRRYERLHGRGHGAVIVVPLLDAETVLLVREYAAGMHRYELGLVKGRIDAGETPIQAADRELKEEAGYGARRLDALRSLSLAPTYMSHQATLVLARDLYPERLPGDEPEELDVVPWKLDALHELILREDFSEGRSIAALFIVRDWLRHYGG; from the coding sequence ATGCCGTGCAGGCCGGAGCGTGCGCGCGTGAGCCGACGGTTGCCGACGATCCACGGGATCACCGAGCACGACGCCGGCCCGTACCGGATGGAGCAGCTCGATCTGGAGTTCTCCAACGGCGAGCGCCGACGCTACGAGCGCCTACACGGGCGTGGCCATGGCGCGGTGATCGTCGTCCCGCTACTGGATGCGGAGACGGTGTTGCTGGTGCGCGAGTACGCCGCCGGCATGCATCGCTACGAATTGGGTCTGGTCAAGGGCCGGATCGATGCCGGCGAGACCCCGATCCAGGCCGCCGACCGCGAGCTCAAGGAAGAGGCCGGCTACGGCGCCCGTCGCCTCGACGCGTTGCGCAGCCTGAGCCTGGCGCCGACCTACATGAGCCACCAGGCCACACTGGTGCTCGCGCGCGACCTGTATCCCGAGCGGCTGCCCGGCGACGAGCCTGAAGAACTGGACGTGGTGCCGTGGAAGCTCGATGCGCTGCACGAACTGATCCTGCGCGAGGACTTCTCCGAAGGACGCTCGATCGCCGCGTTGTTCATCGTCCGCGACTGGCTGCGCCATTACGGTGGCTGA
- a CDS encoding chemotaxis protein CheW has protein sequence MSAAADIRCVLIRAGATQLLLPNATISEVLSYSQPDPIAGAPAWLPGRLRWRGWRLPLVDFAALSAQDDEAAGPGNKVVVLKALGGDSRLPYLALSTQGFPRLVTVSAAQLRDTDDANAAPLPFAVRARVQLGEESAQIPDLDALERAVREVVG, from the coding sequence GTGAGCGCAGCGGCCGACATCCGTTGCGTGCTGATCCGCGCCGGGGCGACCCAACTGCTGTTGCCCAACGCGACGATCTCCGAGGTGCTGTCGTACTCGCAGCCCGATCCCATCGCCGGCGCGCCGGCGTGGCTGCCCGGGCGCCTGCGCTGGCGCGGCTGGCGGTTGCCGCTGGTCGACTTCGCGGCGCTGTCGGCGCAGGACGATGAGGCGGCCGGCCCCGGCAACAAGGTGGTCGTGCTCAAGGCACTCGGCGGCGATTCGCGTCTGCCGTATCTCGCGCTGTCGACGCAGGGCTTCCCGCGCCTGGTCACGGTCTCGGCCGCGCAATTGCGTGACACCGATGACGCCAACGCCGCGCCGTTGCCGTTCGCAGTCCGCGCCCGTGTGCAGCTGGGCGAGGAGAGCGCGCAGATCCCGGATCTGGATGCGCTCGAGCGCGCGGTGCGCGAGGTGGTGGGCTAG
- a CDS encoding response regulator transcription factor has translation MRAGQEPGGLVLIVEDNRNISEMVGEYLEGRGFEVDYAADGLDGYRLATENSYDVIVLDLMLPRLDGIEVCKRLREDARKSTPVLMLTARDTLDEKLTGLSSGADDYLTKPFAIQELEARLRALIRRERRQVGSEVLKVADLVLDPASMRATRGGTELQLSPIGMKLLTILMRESPRVVNRQEIEREIWGNSLPDSDTLRSHLYNLRKIIDKPYDKQLLHTVQSAGYRIADIEQSPA, from the coding sequence ATGCGTGCAGGTCAGGAACCAGGGGGACTCGTTCTCATTGTCGAGGACAATCGCAACATTTCAGAGATGGTCGGCGAATATCTGGAAGGACGCGGTTTCGAAGTCGACTACGCGGCCGACGGCCTGGACGGGTACCGCCTGGCAACGGAGAACAGCTATGACGTGATCGTGCTCGACCTGATGCTGCCCCGGTTGGACGGCATCGAGGTCTGCAAGCGTCTGCGCGAGGATGCGCGCAAGTCGACCCCCGTGCTGATGCTCACCGCGCGCGACACGCTCGACGAGAAGCTGACTGGGTTGAGCTCGGGCGCCGACGACTACCTGACCAAACCGTTCGCGATCCAGGAGCTCGAGGCGCGGTTGCGTGCGCTGATCCGCCGCGAGCGTCGCCAGGTAGGCTCCGAAGTATTGAAGGTGGCCGACCTGGTGCTCGATCCGGCCAGCATGCGCGCGACCCGTGGCGGCACCGAACTCCAGCTTTCGCCGATCGGCATGAAGCTGCTGACGATCCTGATGCGCGAATCGCCGCGTGTGGTCAACCGCCAGGAGATCGAGCGCGAGATCTGGGGCAACAGCCTGCCCGACTCCGATACGCTGCGCAGCCACCTGTACAACCTGCGCAAGATCATCGACAAGCCCTACGACAAGCAGCTGCTGCACACCGTGCAGAGCGCCGGCTACCGGATCGCCGACATCGAACAATCGCCGGCCTGA